The Chiroxiphia lanceolata isolate bChiLan1 chromosome 4, bChiLan1.pri, whole genome shotgun sequence genome contains a region encoding:
- the AASDH gene encoding beta-alanine-activating enzyme isoform X2 encodes MTLQELVARATSLHSDRAAVWFDECTGKPPAFYTYATVVELARELTAFLQKYCDQQGKCEIGLYCYPGINLPSWILGILQVPAAYSPVDPDAPPTLSTYFMKKTNLQYILVENDKINKFRMSHVGCFSHDSSTIEHIGLTLFQMSSSNTDLNSQVDDTKSKCEPFKAVGNSQPEYTVCPDQTEVKTSEGGSMDVRQRDTLAYVLHTSGTTGIPKIVRVPHKCVVPNIQHLNSIFEITQEDVLFLASPLTFDPSVVELFMALTSGASILIVPNTIKMMPVELSAALFHHHRVTVLQATPTLLRRFGAHIIKSTVLSANTSLRVLALGGEAFPVLSLLKSWKHKENKTSIFNLYGITEVSSWATCYKIPEEVFSADFRTDFPIPLGSPLLGTKVEVRDTNGSAVLEGEGQIFIGGEERICFLDDEITVPLGTMRETGDFVRVQNGNLFFLGRKDNQIKRHGKRFNIECLQQAAEDLCQVEACAVTWYQQEKLILFVLPKDDLKERETLKELQKHLPAYAVPDEIIVIKALPLTSHGKVDISELNKIYQNHLNSRRRDSKLSDAEELWERLQYLWKSVLGLLGDSTEISKDAVFLYSGGDSLKALRFYGEIEMLVGKAVPGLLEVILSRSIEEVYRHILKMLITNEDQVMNPDNVVKRKFDPNSGEEFHGKYIKLTSEIALEVTSGLIPFIALSRGNHFFPVNFTKSFMKPKNTVQVGVEMLQQPSFQHSKAPSIMKSHTQGYEMGERILTVTNKANKNDCSSVQQIHAECGHVTMAELALSVRWKSNTRKCVDASPLVVIPSKEEVSASVYVGSHSRAMQAVDLDLGEIKWEKTLGDRIESSACVSKCGNFVVVGCYDGLVYVLQSSDGEIQWTFVTEDTVKSSGVVDPSSGLVYIGSHDQHVYALDIYKKACVWKSHCEGGAVFSSPCLSSFPHHLYVATLGGLLLAVNPLC; translated from the exons ATGACGCTTCAGGAGCTGGTGGCTCGGGCAACCAGCCTGCACTCGGATAGAGCAGCAGTTTGGTTTGATGAATGCACTGGGAAACCTCCAGCTTTCTACACCTACGCCACGGTGGTTGAGCTGGCCAGGGAACTAACAGCTTTCCTTCAAAAGTACTGTGACCAGCAAGGCAAATGTGAAATAGGCCTTTACTGCTATCCAGGAATAAACCTGCCATCTTGGATCTTAGG AATCCTTCAAGTTCCAGCTGCCTATTCACCTGTTGATCCAGATGCACCACCAACCTTATCCACTTACTTCATGAAGAAAACCAATCTTCAGTATATTCTTGTTGAGaatgacaaaataaat AAATTCCGGATGTCCCATGTTGGGTGTTTTTCCCATGATTCTTCCACAATAGAACATATTGGTTTAACTCTCTTCCAAATGAGCTCGAGCAACACTGATTTAAATTCACAAGTAGATGATACGAAAAGTAAATGTGAACCTTTCAAAGCTGTGGGTAACTCACAGCCAGAATATACCGTTTGTCCAGATCAAACTGAAGTAAAAACATCAGAAGGAGGATCCATGGACGTCAGACAGAGAGACACTTTAGCGTATGTCTTGCATACATCAGGAACTACAGGGATCCCCAAAATAGTCAGAGTGCCTCATAAATGTGTAGTGCCTAATATTCAACATCTTAA CTCCATATTTGAGATCACACAGGAAGATGTGCTGTTCCTGGCTTCTCCTCTAACATTTGACCCGTCTGTGGTTGAATTGTTCATGGCTCTGACAAGCGGAGCGTCTATTCTCATAGTACCAAACACTATTAAAATGATGCCTGTGgagctctctgctgctctgtttcaCCACCACCGTGTGACAGTGTTGCAG GCAACACCAACACTTCTCAGAAGGTTTGGAGCTCACATTATTAAATCAACAGTGTTGTCTGCAAATACTTCGCTTCGTGTCTTAGCCCTTGGTGGTGAAGCATTTCCTGTACTGAGTCTCTTGAAAAGTTGGAAGCACAAGGAGaacaaaacaagtatttttaatcTCTATGGTATTACTGAAGTGTCAAGCTGGGCCACTTGCTACAAGATTCCTGAAGAGGTTTTTAGTGCCGATTTTAG AACAGATTTTCCTATACCTTTGGGATCACCGCTTCTTGGAACAAAAGTTGAGGTCAGAGATACCAACGGATCTGCAGTTCTTGAAGGCGAGGGACAAATATTTATAG GTGGTGAAGAACGAATCTGCTTTCTTGATGATGAGATAACTGTACCGCTGGGTACAATGAGAGAAACAGGGGATTTTGTAAGAGTGCAGAATGGGAATTTGTTCTTCTTGGGTCGGAAAGACAATCAGATTAAACGTCATGGCAAACGTTTTAATATTGAATGTTTGCAGCAG GCTGCTGAAGATCTTTGCCAGGTAGAAGCTTGTGCGGTAACCTGGTATCAGCAAGAAAAGCTTATCCTGTTTGTTTTACCCAAAGATGATTTAAAAGAGAGGGAAACACTTAAAGAACTCCAGAAGCATCTACCAGCTTATGCAGTCCCTGATGAGATTATAGTTATTAAAGCTTTGCCTTTAACATCACATG GCAAAGTTGATATATCTGAACTGAACAAGATATACCAGAACCATCTAAACTCCAGAAGGCGTGACAGTAAGCTGAGTGACGCAGAGGAATTGTGGGAAAGATTGCAGTATTTATGGAAG TCTGTCCTCGGTCTTCTGGGTGATTCCACTGAAATTTCTAAAGATGCAGTATTTCTGTATAGTGGTGGAGACTCCTTAAAAGCTCTGCGATTTTATGGTGAAATTGAGATGCTTGTAGGCAAAGCTGTGCCTGGACTTCTTGAAGTTATTCTCAGCCGCTCAATTGAAGAGGTTTACAGACATATTCTTAAAATGCTTATTACAAATGAAGACCAAGTTATGAATCCTGACAATgttgtgaaaagaaaatttgatcCAAACAGTGGAGAGGAATTCcatggaaaatatattaaactgaCATCTGAAATAGCTCTTGAGGTTACTTCAGGATTAATTCCATTTATTGCACTAAGCAGAGGAAatcattttttccctgtgaatttCACCAAGTCTTTTATGAAACCCAAAAATACAGTACAAGTAGGAGTGGAAATGCTACAGCAGCCATCCTTTCAACATTCCAAGGCTCCAAGTATAATGAAAAGCCACACGCAAGGGTATGAAATGGGAGAAAGAATTTTAACAGTTACAAACAAGGCAAATAAAAACGACTGTTCCTCTGTGCAGCAAATCCACGCAGAATGTGGTCATGTAACAATGGCAGAGTTGGCATTGTCCGTAAGATGGAAGTCAAATACAAGAAAGTGTGTTGATGCATCACCACTGGTTGTAATACCATCTAAGGAAGAAGTATCTGCATCTGTGTATGTTGGCTCTCACTCTCGTGCAATGCAGGCAGTTGATCTAGATTTGGGAGAAATAAAGTGGGAGAAGACCCTTGGAGACCGTATTGAATCTTCTGCCTGCGTATCCAAGTGTGgaaattttgttgttgttg GTTGTTATGATGGCTTAGTATATGTGCTTCAAAGCAGTGATGGAGAAATACAGTGGACTTTTGTCACAGAAGACACTGTGAAAAGCTCTGGAGTTGTAGACCCTTCTAGTGGACTAGTCTACATCGGATCACATGACCAACATGTGTACGCTTTGGATATTTAT AAAAAGGCATGTGTATGGAAGTCACACTGCGAAGGTGGGGCTGTGTTTTCATCTCCTTGTCTAAGTTCTTTTCCACATCATCTCTATGTTGCTACTTTAGGAGGACTACTATTGGCTGTTAATCCA TTGTGTTAA
- the PPAT gene encoding amidophosphoribosyltransferase, translated as MELEELGIREECGVFGCIASGAWPTELDVPHVLTLGLVGLQHRGQESAGIVTSDGESSQAFKVHKGMGLINHVFNADSLKKLYPSNLGIGHTRYSTSGISELQNCQPFVVETLHGKIAVAHNGELTNAALLRRKLMRHGVGLSTSSDSELITQLLAFTPPLENDDTADWVARIKNLMKETPTSYSLLIMHKDIIYAVRDPYGNRPLCIGRLIPVGDMNGKGKDNTETEGWVVSSESCSFLSIGAEYYREVLPGEIVKISRHDVQTLDVVRRPEGDPSAFCIFEYVYFARPDSIFEGQMVYSVRRRCGQQLAIEAPVEADLVSTVPESATPAALGYAQKCGLPYVEVLCKNRYVGRTFIQPNMRLRQLGVAKKFGVLSDNFKGKRVVIIDDSIVRGNTISPIIKLLRESGAKEVHIRVASPPIRFPCYMGINIPTKEELIANRPEFRDLANYIGADSVVYLSVEGLVSSVQESIKERQENSPKSQKSLIGKIGHCTACLTGEYPVELEW; from the exons GGGCCAGGAGAGTGCTGGAATTGTGACAAGTGATGGAGAGTCATCCCAGGCATTCAAAGTGCACAAG GGAATGGGTCTTATAAATCATGTCTTCAATGCAGACAGCCTGAAGAAGCTGTACCCTTCAAACCTTGGTATTGGGCACACAAGATACTCCACCTCAGGAATTTCTGAGCTGCAGAACTGCCAGCCTTTTGTCGTAGAGACTCTTCATGGGAAGATTGCTGTGGCACACAATGGGGAGCTAACAAATGCTGCACTGCTCAGGAGGAAG CTTATGCGGCATGGTGTAGGACTGTCGACCAGTTCTGACAGTGAACTGATCACCCAGCTGCTGGCTTTCACACCTCCTCTAGAAAATGACGACACAGCTGACTGGGTAGCAAG AATAAAAAACTTAATGAAGGAAACTCCAACTTCATATTCATTGCTAATTATGCATAAAGACATAATCTATGCAGTACGTGATCCATATGGGAATCGCCCGCTCTGCATTGGTCGCCTTATTCCAGTAGGGGACATGAATGGAAAAG gaaaagatAACACTGAAACAGAAGGATGGGTTGTCTCCTCTGAATCCTGTAGCTTTCTGTCTATAGGTGCAGA gtaCTATCGTGAGGTCCTTCCTGGAGAGATTGTGAAAATATCCAGACATGATGTCCAGACACTGGATGTTGTACGAAGACCTGAAGGAGATCCATCAGCATTCTGCATCTTTGaatatgtttattttgcaaGACCAGACAGTATATTTGAAG GTCAGATGGTGTATTCAGTCCGGAGAAGATGTGGACAGCAGCTTGCTATTGAAGCACCCGTGGAAGCAGACCTGGTCAGCACTGTTCCAGAGTCTGCAACCCCAGCAGCTCTTGGTTATGCTCAAAAG TGTGGACTACCGTATGTTGAAGTACTCTGTAAAAATCGATATGTAGGGAGAACGTTTATCCAGCCAAATATGAGGTTACGGCAGCTTGGTGTTGCAAAGAAGTTTGGTGTTCTGTCtgataattttaaaggaaaacgAGTTGTTATCATTGATGATTCGATTGTGAGGGGCAATACCATTTCACCCATAATAAAACTACTGAGAGAATCAGGAGCAAAAGAG gtGCATATCCGTGTGGCTTCACCTCCCATAAGATTTCCTTGTTACATGGGAATAAACATTCCAACTAAAGAAGAACTCATTGCCAACAGACCTGAATTCCGTGATCTTGCAAACTATATAG GAGCAGACAGTGTTGTCTATCTTTCTGTGGAAGGGCTGGTATCATCTGTGCAAGAAAGCATCAAAGAACGACAAGAGAACAGCCCTAAAAGCCAGAAGTCATTAATTGGAAAGATTGGTCATTGCACAGCATGTCTTACTGGAGAGTATCCTGTAGAGCTAGAATGGTGA
- the AASDH gene encoding beta-alanine-activating enzyme isoform X1 — MTLQELVARATSLHSDRAAVWFDECTGKPPAFYTYATVVELARELTAFLQKYCDQQGKCEIGLYCYPGINLPSWILGILQVPAAYSPVDPDAPPTLSTYFMKKTNLQYILVENDKINKFRMSHVGCFSHDSSTIEHIGLTLFQMSSSNTDLNSQVDDTKSKCEPFKAVGNSQPEYTVCPDQTEVKTSEGGSMDVRQRDTLAYVLHTSGTTGIPKIVRVPHKCVVPNIQHLNSIFEITQEDVLFLASPLTFDPSVVELFMALTSGASILIVPNTIKMMPVELSAALFHHHRVTVLQATPTLLRRFGAHIIKSTVLSANTSLRVLALGGEAFPVLSLLKSWKHKENKTSIFNLYGITEVSSWATCYKIPEEVFSADFRTDFPIPLGSPLLGTKVEVRDTNGSAVLEGEGQIFIGGEERICFLDDEITVPLGTMRETGDFVRVQNGNLFFLGRKDNQIKRHGKRFNIECLQQAAEDLCQVEACAVTWYQQEKLILFVLPKDDLKERETLKELQKHLPAYAVPDEIIVIKALPLTSHGKVDISELNKIYQNHLNSRRRDSKLSDAEELWERLQYLWKSVLGLLGDSTEISKDAVFLYSGGDSLKALRFYGEIEMLVGKAVPGLLEVILSRSIEEVYRHILKMLITNEDQVMNPDNVVKRKFDPNSGEEFHGKYIKLTSEIALEVTSGLIPFIALSRGNHFFPVNFTKSFMKPKNTVQVGVEMLQQPSFQHSKAPSIMKSHTQGYEMGERILTVTNKANKNDCSSVQQIHAECGHVTMAELALSVRWKSNTRKCVDASPLVVIPSKEEVSASVYVGSHSRAMQAVDLDLGEIKWEKTLGDRIESSACVSKCGNFVVVGCYDGLVYVLQSSDGEIQWTFVTEDTVKSSGVVDPSSGLVYIGSHDQHVYALDIYKKACVWKSHCEGGAVFSSPCLSSFPHHLYVATLGGLLLAVNPVTGSKLWKSFLGKPLFSSPHCNENYVCVGCVDGNLYCYSHSGEKVWQFSTNGPVFSSPCLSSLTKQEIFFGSHDCFIYCCNMEGNLLWKFEATSSVYGTPFIFQSDDLSNKILLAAVSTDGKVWILNAKSGTAEGVDKLPGEVFSSPVVWGTKLVVGCRNDYVYCLDLYITGKK, encoded by the exons ATGACGCTTCAGGAGCTGGTGGCTCGGGCAACCAGCCTGCACTCGGATAGAGCAGCAGTTTGGTTTGATGAATGCACTGGGAAACCTCCAGCTTTCTACACCTACGCCACGGTGGTTGAGCTGGCCAGGGAACTAACAGCTTTCCTTCAAAAGTACTGTGACCAGCAAGGCAAATGTGAAATAGGCCTTTACTGCTATCCAGGAATAAACCTGCCATCTTGGATCTTAGG AATCCTTCAAGTTCCAGCTGCCTATTCACCTGTTGATCCAGATGCACCACCAACCTTATCCACTTACTTCATGAAGAAAACCAATCTTCAGTATATTCTTGTTGAGaatgacaaaataaat AAATTCCGGATGTCCCATGTTGGGTGTTTTTCCCATGATTCTTCCACAATAGAACATATTGGTTTAACTCTCTTCCAAATGAGCTCGAGCAACACTGATTTAAATTCACAAGTAGATGATACGAAAAGTAAATGTGAACCTTTCAAAGCTGTGGGTAACTCACAGCCAGAATATACCGTTTGTCCAGATCAAACTGAAGTAAAAACATCAGAAGGAGGATCCATGGACGTCAGACAGAGAGACACTTTAGCGTATGTCTTGCATACATCAGGAACTACAGGGATCCCCAAAATAGTCAGAGTGCCTCATAAATGTGTAGTGCCTAATATTCAACATCTTAA CTCCATATTTGAGATCACACAGGAAGATGTGCTGTTCCTGGCTTCTCCTCTAACATTTGACCCGTCTGTGGTTGAATTGTTCATGGCTCTGACAAGCGGAGCGTCTATTCTCATAGTACCAAACACTATTAAAATGATGCCTGTGgagctctctgctgctctgtttcaCCACCACCGTGTGACAGTGTTGCAG GCAACACCAACACTTCTCAGAAGGTTTGGAGCTCACATTATTAAATCAACAGTGTTGTCTGCAAATACTTCGCTTCGTGTCTTAGCCCTTGGTGGTGAAGCATTTCCTGTACTGAGTCTCTTGAAAAGTTGGAAGCACAAGGAGaacaaaacaagtatttttaatcTCTATGGTATTACTGAAGTGTCAAGCTGGGCCACTTGCTACAAGATTCCTGAAGAGGTTTTTAGTGCCGATTTTAG AACAGATTTTCCTATACCTTTGGGATCACCGCTTCTTGGAACAAAAGTTGAGGTCAGAGATACCAACGGATCTGCAGTTCTTGAAGGCGAGGGACAAATATTTATAG GTGGTGAAGAACGAATCTGCTTTCTTGATGATGAGATAACTGTACCGCTGGGTACAATGAGAGAAACAGGGGATTTTGTAAGAGTGCAGAATGGGAATTTGTTCTTCTTGGGTCGGAAAGACAATCAGATTAAACGTCATGGCAAACGTTTTAATATTGAATGTTTGCAGCAG GCTGCTGAAGATCTTTGCCAGGTAGAAGCTTGTGCGGTAACCTGGTATCAGCAAGAAAAGCTTATCCTGTTTGTTTTACCCAAAGATGATTTAAAAGAGAGGGAAACACTTAAAGAACTCCAGAAGCATCTACCAGCTTATGCAGTCCCTGATGAGATTATAGTTATTAAAGCTTTGCCTTTAACATCACATG GCAAAGTTGATATATCTGAACTGAACAAGATATACCAGAACCATCTAAACTCCAGAAGGCGTGACAGTAAGCTGAGTGACGCAGAGGAATTGTGGGAAAGATTGCAGTATTTATGGAAG TCTGTCCTCGGTCTTCTGGGTGATTCCACTGAAATTTCTAAAGATGCAGTATTTCTGTATAGTGGTGGAGACTCCTTAAAAGCTCTGCGATTTTATGGTGAAATTGAGATGCTTGTAGGCAAAGCTGTGCCTGGACTTCTTGAAGTTATTCTCAGCCGCTCAATTGAAGAGGTTTACAGACATATTCTTAAAATGCTTATTACAAATGAAGACCAAGTTATGAATCCTGACAATgttgtgaaaagaaaatttgatcCAAACAGTGGAGAGGAATTCcatggaaaatatattaaactgaCATCTGAAATAGCTCTTGAGGTTACTTCAGGATTAATTCCATTTATTGCACTAAGCAGAGGAAatcattttttccctgtgaatttCACCAAGTCTTTTATGAAACCCAAAAATACAGTACAAGTAGGAGTGGAAATGCTACAGCAGCCATCCTTTCAACATTCCAAGGCTCCAAGTATAATGAAAAGCCACACGCAAGGGTATGAAATGGGAGAAAGAATTTTAACAGTTACAAACAAGGCAAATAAAAACGACTGTTCCTCTGTGCAGCAAATCCACGCAGAATGTGGTCATGTAACAATGGCAGAGTTGGCATTGTCCGTAAGATGGAAGTCAAATACAAGAAAGTGTGTTGATGCATCACCACTGGTTGTAATACCATCTAAGGAAGAAGTATCTGCATCTGTGTATGTTGGCTCTCACTCTCGTGCAATGCAGGCAGTTGATCTAGATTTGGGAGAAATAAAGTGGGAGAAGACCCTTGGAGACCGTATTGAATCTTCTGCCTGCGTATCCAAGTGTGgaaattttgttgttgttg GTTGTTATGATGGCTTAGTATATGTGCTTCAAAGCAGTGATGGAGAAATACAGTGGACTTTTGTCACAGAAGACACTGTGAAAAGCTCTGGAGTTGTAGACCCTTCTAGTGGACTAGTCTACATCGGATCACATGACCAACATGTGTACGCTTTGGATATTTAT AAAAAGGCATGTGTATGGAAGTCACACTGCGAAGGTGGGGCTGTGTTTTCATCTCCTTGTCTAAGTTCTTTTCCACATCATCTCTATGTTGCTACTTTAGGAGGACTACTATTGGCTGTTAATCCA GTGACAGGGAGCAAGCTTTGGAAAAGCTTCCTGGGAAAACcactcttctcctctcctcactGCAATGAGAACTACGTCTGTGTTGGGTGTGTGGATGGAAACTTATATTGTTACAGTCATTCTGGAGAAAAG GTTTGGCAGTTTTCCACTAATGGGCCAGTGTTTTCATCTCCATGCCTCTCAAGTTTAACtaagcaagaaatattttttggctCCCATGATTGCTTTATCTACTGCTGTAACATGGAGGGTAATTTACTGTGGAAATTTGAAGCCACTTCAAGTGTGTATGGAACACCGTTCATTTTCCAAAGTGATGACTTAAGTAACAAAATTCTTTTGGCAGCAGTATCTACAGATGGCAAAGTGTGGATCCTGAATGCCAAGAGTGGAACAGCAGAAGGAGTAGATAAGCTTCCAGGAGAGGTTTTCTCTTCCCCTGTAGTATGGGGAACAAAGCTTGTTGTTGGCTGTAGAAATGATTATGTTTATTGCCTAGATCTGTatataacaggaaaaaaataa